A single genomic interval of Candidatus Methylomirabilota bacterium harbors:
- a CDS encoding Eco57I restriction-modification methylase domain-containing protein, producing the protein MTRKSKDASSKNNQLGLGIQYDDHTSAFACRGVFSLNYLNQHFAKSESFPSPDEARPIYEKLKARWFEDYAGLCKRNEAYTRTQFLNPLLNELDWTFIPEQGLPSKGAPRKQPDYCLFLDDETRQRAAKETETADVFREAVTVLEAKKVQHSLDEISNRETPGWFPSQQIQDYLRKAKDKTGNRYFNWAILTNGNEWRLYCEQAPNDAYFAFHLAYREEFCSLEDFRLFLALFRPQSFELNGERRCLLDTLREEALTRQAELESNLRKRIFDVLEDLANGFRDYPDNKITKDNFAALYETLLIFLYRLLFVLYAESRGLLPVKPSGYGSSKLYRDKFSLARLVNTLRDKASYSSEHFTDLYEDLLRLFGLINGDKPKQNEECKVTRYNGGLFNPQPHRNIEKWRVSDKHLASVLRQLIFSQPPARSSARQQQITTDETIDYGLLEVRQLGDIYEGLLGAVLEVNDKGRLELRSANGENHRHGIIYTPDWIVCYLLRESLQPLINGIEASPEVRAALKANSNEKKRDNSFALAVLRLNLLDPTMGSGHFLVRATEWLAEQIVYHPTTQTMTEKVVATGASRRSREDILKRGKIPVAPGASQEQAEIAYWRRRVVESCIYGVDVNPLAVELAKLSLWLTCIAADEPLNFLDHHLRTGNSLLSVNPGELRHLPVATKAETAQLTFNIGGRMTEAIKAVIAENVHIEETASTEMDLVKGKETRWKNVREKLRPFLYLADVWLAALDGLPLNELNYQMLARAELAPGELDHKEKADAKKLRDSLAKDLHAKHKALTPFHWRLEFPDVFFETDGQPRSEAECGFDCLLGNPPYISTHTSSAESWRDALHKRTGYLEDLYVHFTDLGFQILRPGGRFGFIVSDTFFTLASKLRMRKILQTHALTHLGQCDPFDATVDAAIFVATKTTPTCPAKFDDMLFVQARPRKVANGKSTNPEKDLPTLKSANEIDFSGSTALAAIAGEVKHGEHGCLRFHRVPGALYRAAHKQVFFEPRPGTLMLFERFNEPVKQLVAEWWERIETSQKFSDNHANIHAYHASLRPGTVTLVGLIAEGGQGMRTANNARFLGYLHGTPAADDILAKREEWTKRWLADAEIKPVFLRLLAKNGGDANKPTRNSAAWEACVEPLKAQFTQAKLGFTKTDLYRIVLPDLIAKPADFEFAFSERKKELLTLWRTARDLKDFWEADLELGFSKGTRKKLQTQADVSDKDFWELCQELQSWVKSRRKAGKALGLRSAENYTDPVDAPRIAAIYNGLSGHGQFVPFRKGDPEGNRWVDNEPLFIDWSKASVDWLSGAPEARWQGHKYFFTSGITWTAVANHVAMKARYQEPCVFDADSMRLTPQPSVIEPLAFLALLNSDVMSFIKMKFIKHTQKWEIGDLRQLPLVMPTKAQEKRLKELAEQAMEAKRLTFTGATPSNELVASIRNLSEKLVATAPTYLRPTAQFKLLHTAADCLAVIELTVNWEAEKLYGVEGLGPFNEF; encoded by the coding sequence ATGACGCGTAAGTCCAAGGACGCATCTTCCAAAAACAACCAGTTGGGTTTGGGGATTCAGTACGACGACCACACGTCGGCGTTCGCGTGTCGAGGCGTTTTCTCTCTCAATTACCTCAATCAGCATTTTGCCAAGTCAGAAAGTTTCCCGTCCCCCGACGAGGCACGGCCCATTTACGAAAAACTCAAGGCGCGTTGGTTTGAAGATTACGCTGGCCTTTGCAAACGAAACGAGGCTTACACGCGCACGCAATTCCTTAACCCGCTGTTGAACGAATTAGATTGGACGTTTATTCCTGAACAGGGCTTGCCGTCAAAGGGTGCGCCGCGCAAACAGCCTGACTACTGTCTGTTTCTCGACGACGAAACACGCCAGCGAGCCGCAAAAGAAACGGAGACTGCCGACGTTTTTCGCGAGGCCGTGACCGTTTTAGAAGCCAAGAAAGTCCAACACTCTCTCGATGAGATTTCCAACAGAGAGACGCCCGGCTGGTTTCCGAGCCAGCAAATTCAAGACTATCTCCGCAAAGCAAAGGACAAAACCGGCAATCGTTATTTCAACTGGGCGATTTTGACCAACGGCAACGAATGGCGTCTCTACTGTGAGCAAGCTCCCAATGACGCCTATTTCGCGTTCCACCTGGCCTACCGCGAAGAATTCTGTTCGTTGGAAGATTTCCGTTTGTTCCTGGCTCTCTTCCGGCCGCAGTCGTTTGAATTGAACGGCGAACGGCGTTGCCTGCTGGACACCCTTCGCGAGGAAGCTCTCACGCGCCAGGCCGAACTCGAAAGCAATTTGCGCAAGCGCATCTTCGACGTTCTCGAAGATTTGGCCAACGGCTTCCGCGATTATCCGGACAACAAGATCACCAAAGACAATTTTGCGGCGCTCTACGAGACGTTGCTGATTTTTCTCTATCGCTTGCTGTTTGTTCTCTATGCCGAAAGCCGCGGTCTGCTGCCTGTCAAACCAAGCGGCTACGGCTCAAGCAAACTGTACCGGGACAAATTTTCTCTCGCCCGTCTGGTCAACACACTTCGCGACAAAGCCAGTTATTCCAGCGAACACTTCACGGACCTTTACGAGGATCTGCTGAGACTGTTCGGGCTGATTAACGGCGACAAACCGAAGCAGAACGAGGAGTGCAAAGTTACCCGTTACAACGGCGGTTTATTCAATCCGCAACCGCATCGCAACATCGAAAAATGGCGCGTCAGCGACAAGCATCTCGCCAGCGTCCTGCGCCAACTGATTTTTTCGCAACCGCCCGCGCGAAGTTCCGCCCGGCAGCAACAGATCACCACCGACGAAACGATTGATTACGGCCTGCTGGAGGTCCGGCAGCTTGGCGACATTTACGAGGGCTTGCTCGGCGCAGTGCTGGAAGTCAACGACAAGGGACGGCTGGAATTACGAAGCGCCAACGGTGAGAACCATCGCCACGGCATTATTTACACGCCTGATTGGATTGTCTGTTATCTTCTGCGTGAATCCCTGCAACCGCTGATTAACGGAATCGAAGCCAGCCCGGAAGTGCGGGCCGCACTCAAGGCCAATTCCAACGAAAAGAAGCGCGACAATAGCTTCGCGCTCGCCGTATTGCGCCTGAATCTGCTTGATCCCACGATGGGCAGCGGCCATTTCCTCGTTCGCGCCACGGAATGGCTCGCGGAGCAGATCGTGTATCATCCCACGACGCAGACCATGACCGAAAAGGTCGTCGCTACCGGCGCAAGCCGCCGCTCGCGTGAAGACATTTTGAAGAGGGGCAAAATCCCCGTCGCGCCCGGCGCGTCGCAGGAGCAGGCGGAAATTGCCTACTGGCGTCGCCGCGTTGTTGAATCCTGCATTTACGGCGTGGACGTAAATCCCCTCGCGGTGGAACTGGCCAAACTTTCGCTCTGGCTCACCTGCATCGCCGCTGATGAGCCGCTGAATTTCCTCGATCACCATTTACGCACAGGTAATTCCCTGCTCTCGGTGAACCCTGGCGAGCTGCGGCATCTACCGGTCGCTACCAAAGCTGAAACAGCGCAACTGACTTTTAACATCGGAGGGCGCATGACCGAAGCGATCAAGGCGGTCATTGCCGAAAACGTCCACATCGAAGAAACGGCCAGTACCGAAATGGACTTGGTGAAGGGCAAGGAAACGCGCTGGAAAAACGTCCGCGAAAAACTCCGCCCATTCCTTTACCTTGCCGACGTGTGGCTCGCGGCGCTGGATGGCCTGCCGCTTAATGAACTGAATTACCAAATGCTCGCCCGCGCCGAACTTGCGCCGGGCGAACTGGACCACAAAGAGAAGGCCGACGCCAAAAAGCTCCGCGATTCGCTCGCCAAGGACCTTCATGCGAAGCACAAGGCGCTCACTCCGTTCCACTGGCGCCTGGAATTTCCCGACGTCTTTTTTGAAACCGACGGCCAGCCCCGCTCGGAAGCCGAGTGCGGCTTCGACTGTCTACTGGGCAACCCGCCGTACATTTCCACACACACCAGCAGCGCCGAAAGTTGGCGCGACGCCCTTCATAAACGCACCGGATACCTGGAAGACCTCTACGTCCATTTCACCGATTTGGGTTTTCAGATTCTTCGTCCCGGTGGACGATTCGGGTTCATCGTCTCTGACACGTTCTTCACGCTGGCGAGTAAGTTGCGAATGCGGAAAATACTCCAGACGCATGCCCTGACCCACCTCGGTCAGTGTGACCCATTTGACGCGACCGTGGACGCCGCTATTTTCGTCGCCACCAAAACCACGCCGACTTGTCCGGCCAAGTTTGATGACATGCTCTTTGTTCAGGCCCGCCCGCGCAAAGTCGCCAACGGCAAATCAACCAACCCGGAAAAGGATTTGCCGACACTGAAATCGGCTAACGAAATTGACTTTTCCGGTTCGACCGCGCTTGCCGCAATTGCTGGCGAAGTGAAACACGGCGAGCATGGCTGCCTGCGCTTTCATCGCGTGCCTGGCGCGCTTTACCGCGCCGCGCACAAGCAGGTTTTCTTTGAGCCGCGCCCCGGCACTCTCATGCTCTTTGAAAGGTTCAACGAGCCGGTGAAACAACTTGTCGCGGAATGGTGGGAGCGGATCGAGACTTCGCAGAAATTTTCCGACAACCACGCGAACATCCACGCTTATCACGCCTCACTAAGACCGGGCACCGTTACACTCGTTGGGCTGATTGCCGAAGGCGGCCAAGGAATGCGGACTGCGAACAACGCCCGTTTTCTCGGCTACCTGCACGGCACGCCCGCCGCCGATGATATTCTTGCCAAGCGCGAGGAATGGACAAAACGCTGGCTGGCTGACGCAGAAATCAAACCGGTATTTCTCAGATTGCTTGCGAAGAACGGTGGCGATGCCAATAAGCCGACACGAAACAGTGCCGCCTGGGAAGCCTGCGTTGAACCGTTGAAAGCACAATTCACACAGGCAAAACTCGGCTTCACTAAAACTGATCTTTACCGCATTGTGTTGCCTGATTTGATAGCCAAGCCGGCAGATTTTGAATTTGCCTTTTCCGAACGCAAAAAGGAGTTGCTCACGCTGTGGCGTACGGCAAGGGACTTGAAAGATTTTTGGGAGGCTGACCTGGAACTCGGTTTCAGCAAGGGCACACGGAAAAAACTCCAGACACAAGCTGACGTTTCCGACAAGGATTTTTGGGAGCTGTGCCAGGAATTGCAGTCATGGGTGAAATCACGGCGTAAGGCGGGAAAGGCTCTTGGCTTGCGCTCGGCTGAAAATTACACCGACCCCGTCGACGCGCCGCGCATTGCCGCGATTTACAACGGCCTGAGCGGACATGGCCAGTTTGTTCCATTCCGCAAAGGCGACCCCGAAGGTAATCGCTGGGTGGATAACGAGCCGCTCTTCATTGATTGGTCGAAGGCATCAGTGGATTGGCTTTCAGGAGCGCCCGAAGCTCGTTGGCAAGGTCACAAATATTTCTTCACAAGCGGGATAACTTGGACAGCCGTTGCCAATCACGTCGCCATGAAAGCCCGCTACCAGGAACCATGCGTTTTCGACGCCGACAGTATGCGGCTGACGCCGCAACCAAGCGTGATTGAACCGTTGGCCTTTCTCGCGTTGCTCAATTCAGATGTGATGAGTTTCATCAAAATGAAGTTCATCAAGCACACGCAGAAATGGGAGATCGGCGACTTGCGCCAGTTGCCGCTGGTGATGCCGACGAAAGCGCAAGAAAAGCGGCTGAAAGAATTGGCCGAGCAAGCCATGGAAGCCAAGCGGCTCACCTTCACCGGCGCTACGCCGTCGAACGAATTGGTGGCGTCTATCCGCAACCTCTCGGAAAAACTCGTCGCCACCGCCCCGACGTATCTGCGCCCGACGGCGCAATTTAAACTTCTGCACACCGCGGCCGATTGTCTGGCTGTAATTGAACTGACCGTGAATTGGGAAGCCGAAAAGCTTTACGGCGTGGAAGGCTTGGGCCCATTTAATGAATTCTAG
- a CDS encoding DUF2127 domain-containing protein, with translation MHRSIHSTVGQHCNEALLSTRSSGAIRTVALLEAMKGSLVLLAGIGALSLIHHDAQRFAERLVGHLHLNPASSYPRIFLDFAAKATDSRLRTLAAFAAGYALVRLIEAYGLWRERHWAEWFAAVSGGIYIPFEIYKLFRGDAWLSLGALSANIVVVGLMIKALLRGHPVE, from the coding sequence ATGCATCGGTCAATACACTCAACGGTCGGCCAGCACTGCAACGAGGCGTTATTGAGTACCCGGTCGTCTGGCGCCATCCGCACGGTCGCGCTACTTGAAGCCATGAAAGGCTCACTCGTCCTCCTGGCCGGAATTGGCGCATTGTCTCTCATTCATCATGATGCCCAACGGTTCGCCGAACGGTTGGTGGGTCACTTACACCTCAATCCGGCCAGCAGTTACCCGCGCATTTTCCTTGACTTCGCCGCGAAGGCCACGGATTCGCGATTAAGAACACTGGCAGCATTCGCTGCAGGGTATGCGTTGGTACGCTTAATAGAGGCTTATGGCCTATGGCGAGAAAGACATTGGGCGGAGTGGTTCGCAGCAGTAAGCGGGGGCATCTATATCCCTTTTGAGATATACAAATTGTTTCGCGGCGATGCGTGGCTTTCCCTTGGAGCGCTTTCAGCCAACATCGTCGTCGTAGGGTTGATGATCAAAGCGTTGCTTCGCGGACACCCTGTGGAATAG
- a CDS encoding zinc-ribbon domain containing protein → MAFQDKSLTCVDCGQQFTFTAGEQEFYAQKGFMNEPKRCKGCKSVRKGVGGHGGPRQEYEVVCSACGQQTSVPFKPILDKPVFCKPCFVAKRSAMT, encoded by the coding sequence ATGGCATTCCAGGATAAGTCACTGACGTGTGTTGATTGTGGACAGCAGTTTACCTTCACCGCGGGCGAGCAGGAGTTTTATGCACAGAAAGGATTCATGAATGAGCCGAAACGGTGCAAGGGCTGCAAGTCGGTACGCAAAGGGGTAGGCGGCCATGGAGGCCCCCGCCAGGAGTACGAGGTCGTCTGCTCGGCCTGTGGCCAGCAGACTTCCGTTCCCTTCAAGCCGATCCTCGACAAACCGGTCTTCTGCAAGCCCTGCTTCGTGGCCAAGCGATCGGCGATGACGTAA
- a CDS encoding acetoin utilization protein AcuC translates to MSSEFRAAFIYTPRFLEFDYGPGHPLRNERLGLTYDLINACELLSFPSTRSVEPEPATDDELLVFLKPDYLKVLKAADLPGGQTGAGHSPLEAARYGLGTPDNPILPGIYRWSALVAGASLRAMRLVESGEVWTAFNMSGGLHHAGPGRASGFCYINDAALIIADLCRRGHRVAYVDIDAHHGDGVQWAFYDTDQVLTLSIHESGSTLFPGTGFVNEVGEGKGKGYSVNVPLPPSTDDEIFLWCFNEVIPPLVEAFQPDILITQLGIDAHRTDPLSHIGISLGAFVKAVRRLKDLCDRWVALGGGGYDLRNVARAWTAAWAIMNDCEPPALLPEFFLARHKGIEWNGTAFIDAPAIIEGTAKACAWKEVRETVGFLRRVVFPRHGI, encoded by the coding sequence ATGTCTTCTGAATTCAGGGCAGCGTTTATTTATACCCCGCGGTTCCTGGAGTTCGACTATGGACCGGGGCATCCGCTTCGCAATGAGCGGCTTGGGCTCACCTACGATCTGATTAATGCGTGCGAGTTACTATCCTTTCCTTCAACCCGTTCTGTCGAACCTGAACCTGCCACTGACGATGAACTCCTGGTCTTTCTGAAGCCTGACTACCTGAAGGTTCTCAAGGCGGCCGACCTGCCTGGCGGGCAGACAGGTGCCGGTCACTCTCCCCTGGAAGCGGCCCGGTATGGCCTCGGCACTCCCGATAACCCGATCCTTCCAGGAATCTACCGATGGTCTGCGCTGGTGGCCGGCGCCTCGCTGCGTGCCATGCGCCTGGTGGAATCGGGCGAGGTGTGGACGGCGTTTAATATGTCCGGAGGTCTCCACCATGCCGGACCTGGAAGGGCATCCGGATTCTGTTACATCAATGATGCTGCGCTGATCATCGCTGACCTCTGTCGGCGCGGGCATCGAGTGGCCTACGTGGACATCGACGCGCACCACGGCGATGGCGTTCAGTGGGCATTTTACGATACGGATCAAGTCTTGACGCTGTCAATCCACGAGAGCGGCAGCACCCTGTTTCCTGGCACCGGGTTCGTGAACGAAGTCGGTGAGGGGAAGGGGAAGGGGTACTCAGTCAATGTCCCTCTCCCGCCCTCTACGGATGACGAGATCTTCCTCTGGTGTTTCAATGAAGTGATCCCGCCTCTTGTGGAGGCCTTTCAACCCGATATCTTGATTACTCAGCTTGGCATCGATGCACACCGGACCGATCCCCTCTCCCACATTGGAATCAGCCTTGGGGCATTCGTCAAGGCAGTCCGGCGTCTGAAAGATCTCTGCGACCGATGGGTGGCGCTCGGCGGAGGTGGATATGACCTCAGAAACGTCGCTCGCGCCTGGACGGCCGCCTGGGCTATCATGAACGATTGTGAGCCGCCGGCTTTGCTTCCAGAATTCTTCCTGGCCCGACACAAGGGGATCGAGTGGAACGGTACGGCATTCATAGATGCCCCTGCAATCATTGAGGGGACAGCCAAGGCGTGCGCCTGGAAGGAGGTCAGGGAGACAGTGGGATTTCTCAGACGGGTAGTGTTTCCACGGCACGGCATCTGA
- the moaC gene encoding cyclic pyranopterin monophosphate synthase MoaC — translation MKRLTHVDRHGHARMVDISEKDETRREAVARGTITMQPETLRMIEKGRVPKGDVLAAARLAGLMAAKRVSDLIPLCHPLLLSSAEVEFTPVEKAGRLDIESRIKVTGRTGAEMEALTAVAMAALTVYDMCKAVDREMVIGAIRLIGKTGGKSGVYCRPGENGAGV, via the coding sequence ATGAAGCGGCTGACTCACGTCGACCGGCATGGCCACGCCCGCATGGTCGATATCAGTGAGAAAGACGAGACCAGGCGGGAGGCCGTAGCCAGAGGTACAATCACCATGCAGCCCGAGACCCTTCGCATGATCGAGAAGGGAAGGGTCCCGAAGGGCGATGTCCTGGCGGCTGCCAGGCTCGCCGGGCTCATGGCGGCAAAAAGGGTGTCTGACCTTATTCCACTCTGTCATCCCCTCCTCCTCTCCAGTGCCGAAGTCGAATTCACGCCGGTCGAGAAAGCAGGGCGTCTGGACATCGAATCACGGATCAAGGTCACGGGACGAACCGGGGCAGAAATGGAAGCCCTTACGGCCGTAGCGATGGCAGCCCTGACCGTCTACGATATGTGCAAGGCGGTAGACAGGGAGATGGTGATCGGCGCAATCCGTCTGATCGGGAAGACAGGGGGGAAGAGCGGGGTGTATTGTCGGCCTGGCGAGAACGGAGCCGGCGTCTGA
- a CDS encoding DUF465 domain-containing protein, producing the protein MEETEAQLFARLREENPEFQRLAEKHREFDVKINELDRIYYLTSEQERKRKELQKLKLTIKDQMHVIMRQHRRNHMPATSQK; encoded by the coding sequence ATGGAGGAGACGGAAGCACAACTCTTTGCTCGTCTCAGGGAGGAGAATCCGGAGTTTCAGCGACTGGCCGAGAAGCACAGAGAATTCGATGTGAAGATCAACGAGTTGGACCGGATCTATTACCTGACGAGCGAGCAGGAGCGAAAACGGAAGGAGCTACAAAAGCTCAAACTGACAATCAAAGATCAGATGCACGTGATTATGCGTCAGCACCGGCGCAATCACATGCCGGCCACGTCCCAAAAATGA
- a CDS encoding ABC transporter ATP-binding protein, with the protein MSGPILRLERVTVTYDGMLVLDAPAFEVQEGQTLAVIGPNGAGKSTLLRLLGFLEHPTEGRVLFRGQPVQSYGNLLVVRRRMASVFQESLLTDGTVEANVALGLRLRRVDSIEVSRRVQESMATLGIGHLATRRTRTLSGGEAQRVSLARALVLDPEVFLLDEPFAALDPPAREGLLVDLKAILDKRRITTIFVTHDRNEALALSTQVAVMIGGRVLQVDTPERVFAEPINEEVARFVGIETILRGHVQSVSHGLTTVEVQGWALEVAAPLTPGERVLVCLRPEEITLFPSRATLTTSSARNRLYGRVVRHLPAGSTYRVTIDCGVLIVATVTRQSWEQLGLQDGADVVATFKATAPHVIHCA; encoded by the coding sequence GTGAGCGGGCCGATACTCCGCCTCGAGCGGGTCACAGTGACCTACGACGGCATGCTGGTCCTTGACGCGCCGGCATTTGAGGTCCAGGAGGGACAGACTCTGGCCGTCATCGGTCCAAACGGGGCCGGCAAATCAACACTGCTTCGACTCCTCGGATTTTTGGAGCACCCCACTGAAGGGCGCGTCCTCTTCAGGGGTCAGCCGGTCCAGTCGTACGGCAATCTGCTGGTGGTCCGCCGCCGTATGGCCAGCGTCTTTCAGGAGTCATTGCTGACTGATGGAACTGTGGAGGCAAACGTAGCGCTCGGACTCAGACTCCGGCGTGTCGATTCGATCGAGGTGAGCAGGCGCGTGCAGGAGAGCATGGCCACCCTTGGCATCGGACATCTGGCCACACGGCGCACCCGGACCCTTTCAGGTGGAGAGGCGCAAAGGGTAAGTCTGGCGCGGGCCCTGGTCCTCGACCCGGAGGTCTTCCTGCTGGATGAGCCGTTCGCGGCCCTGGACCCTCCGGCCCGCGAGGGGCTGCTGGTTGACCTTAAGGCGATTCTCGACAAGCGACGGATCACCACGATCTTCGTGACGCACGATCGGAATGAGGCGTTGGCACTGAGCACTCAGGTCGCCGTCATGATAGGTGGTCGGGTGCTGCAGGTGGACACGCCGGAGCGGGTCTTTGCCGAGCCGATCAACGAGGAGGTAGCCCGTTTCGTCGGCATTGAAACGATTCTGAGGGGCCATGTGCAGTCCGTGAGCCACGGGCTTACCACCGTTGAGGTCCAGGGGTGGGCCCTGGAAGTGGCCGCGCCATTGACACCGGGGGAGCGCGTGCTGGTCTGCCTCAGGCCGGAGGAAATCACGCTCTTCCCTTCCCGAGCAACCCTGACCACCTCCAGCGCGCGAAATCGGCTCTACGGTCGGGTGGTCCGCCATCTGCCGGCCGGCTCCACCTATCGGGTGACAATTGACTGCGGCGTCCTGATCGTGGCGACAGTCACCCGGCAGTCGTGGGAGCAACTCGGCCTGCAGGACGGAGCTGACGTGGTGGCCACATTCAAAGCCACCGCTCCCCATGTCATCCACTGTGCCTGA
- a CDS encoding ABC transporter permease, with the protein MELIWQGTKQAVLLLIYGDPEVRRIMLLSLQVSGTATLLSLLIGIPLGTILALSRFPGRGLAISLVNTGMGVPPVVVGLFVSIFLWRSGPLGFLELLYTPIAIILAQLVIAGPVVTGLTVAAVQQLNPRLRLQLMGLGASRLQVVYLLLKEARLPLLAALMAGFGAVISEIGASMMVGGNIYRQTRVLTTATVLETSRGNFDMAIALSLLLMLLTFGVNVTLTWIQQRGRTP; encoded by the coding sequence ATGGAGCTGATCTGGCAAGGCACCAAGCAGGCTGTCCTGCTCCTCATTTACGGCGACCCGGAGGTGCGGCGGATTATGCTGCTGTCGCTGCAGGTCTCGGGAACCGCGACCCTGCTCAGCCTGCTGATCGGCATTCCGCTGGGCACCATCTTGGCCTTGAGCCGCTTTCCCGGGCGAGGCCTCGCCATCAGTCTGGTCAACACCGGAATGGGCGTGCCGCCGGTCGTCGTGGGCTTATTCGTGAGTATCTTCCTCTGGCGGAGTGGCCCACTGGGCTTTTTGGAGTTACTCTATACGCCAATTGCCATTATTCTCGCCCAACTCGTGATCGCCGGCCCGGTCGTCACCGGCCTCACCGTCGCCGCCGTGCAGCAGTTGAACCCGCGCCTGCGCCTGCAGCTTATGGGGCTGGGCGCCTCGAGGCTTCAGGTCGTGTATCTCCTCCTCAAAGAGGCGCGCCTGCCGCTCTTGGCGGCGCTGATGGCCGGCTTCGGTGCGGTCATCTCCGAAATCGGCGCTTCTATGATGGTGGGCGGCAATATCTACCGGCAGACGCGGGTGCTCACCACCGCTACGGTCCTGGAAACCAGCCGGGGGAATTTCGATATGGCGATCGCACTGTCGCTTCTGCTGATGCTCCTGACCTTTGGCGTGAATGTGACCCTCACCTGGATCCAGCAACGAGGGCGGACACCGTGA
- a CDS encoding ABC transporter ATP-binding protein — MLELALDRRFKGFHLQTHLQIGDEIAALYGPSGSGKSLTLLAIAGLIRPTAGTICINGRTVFDANAGIDLAPHLRHVGLVFQEYALFPHKTVSGNLSFGLPRGTPKDQATDRVSEILHLLRLESFAQHYPYQLSGGQRQRVALGRALIGHPEILLLDEPFSALDPAVREMLRQELLQMLADFKGTILLVTHDLQEAYLMASTIAIIDGGKVLQMGSREKVLHQPRTRRVAEHTGAKNILRGVACRGQGDRWDIIWRGHHLQVDGSGPTMPGEVEFCIRPEDVRLVWPDRAEQRVNLLRGRIVHELGRGLDYLLFVSLVDGSDRGKYDLEVQVRSRLHHLMGLHAGKEVWLSLPPDRLHLLAPDE; from the coding sequence ATGCTTGAGCTCGCGCTTGACAGACGATTTAAGGGATTTCACCTGCAGACGCATCTGCAGATCGGCGATGAGATCGCCGCCTTATATGGCCCGTCCGGCTCAGGCAAGAGTCTGACGCTTCTGGCGATCGCCGGCCTGATCAGACCGACTGCCGGGACGATTTGCATCAACGGTCGGACCGTCTTTGACGCCAACGCCGGCATCGATCTGGCGCCGCACCTGCGACACGTGGGTCTCGTCTTCCAGGAGTATGCCCTCTTCCCGCACAAGACCGTGTCAGGGAATCTCTCCTTTGGGCTGCCCCGAGGGACCCCTAAAGATCAGGCGACCGACCGGGTAAGCGAGATACTCCACCTCCTGCGGTTGGAGTCATTCGCGCAGCATTATCCGTATCAGCTCTCAGGCGGACAGCGGCAGCGCGTGGCTTTGGGACGCGCCTTGATTGGTCATCCTGAGATCCTGCTGTTGGATGAGCCGTTCTCCGCCCTTGATCCGGCTGTCCGGGAGATGCTTCGGCAGGAGTTGCTTCAGATGCTGGCTGACTTCAAGGGTACGATTTTGCTAGTGACTCACGATCTGCAGGAGGCGTACCTGATGGCTTCCACTATCGCCATTATCGACGGCGGCAAGGTACTCCAGATGGGAAGTCGAGAAAAGGTTCTCCATCAACCGCGGACCCGGCGCGTGGCCGAACATACCGGCGCGAAGAACATCTTGCGGGGCGTTGCCTGTCGCGGCCAGGGCGACAGATGGGACATCATCTGGCGGGGGCACCATCTCCAAGTGGATGGCTCTGGGCCGACGATGCCGGGGGAGGTCGAATTCTGTATCCGACCGGAGGATGTCAGGCTGGTGTGGCCGGACAGGGCGGAGCAGCGGGTCAACCTCCTGCGCGGCCGGATCGTTCACGAGCTAGGGCGTGGGCTTGACTACCTGCTTTTTGTCAGTCTCGTCGATGGGAGCGATCGCGGGAAGTATGACCTGGAAGTCCAGGTCCGAAGCCGCCTGCACCACTTGATGGGGCTGCATGCGGGAAAAGAAGTCTGGCTGTCGTTGCCCCCGGATCGTCTCCACCTGTTGGCGCCTGACGAGTGA